CAATCACTTTCCCGTCAGCGGTGAGACTCAGTTTGACAGCCTCACCGGTCAGGGTGTCGACCAGACCACTGTTCTCACTATCAACTTTCAGCGCGAAGTCCAGCGCTTTCTGGCCATCTGCACCGGCATCGCTGGTGAACAGGCTAGCGAGTGTGAACGACGAGGTAGTCGCTGTATTCAGGTTGGTTTCGTCGACCTGCAGGCTCAGGCTGCCCAGCTCTTTGGCGCTGATGCTTGGGCCGTCATCCAGGAAGCTGATGGCCTTACCAATGTTCGCAGTGGCAGTCGCAGTGTCGTTGTCGCCATCGGTGATGGTACCGACCACGCTGATTTTGCCGTCCAGCGTCGCACTGGCTTCGTTGTGGCTGGTGCCACCGACTGGGTGTTTAACCGCACGCTCTTGGTTCAGGCTGATCTTGCCATCAGCAGTTACGCTGACAGTGAAGACCACTACGCCGCCGGTGATGGTACCAACCACCTCACCTTCAGCATTGAGGCTGAGTTTGACTTCCTCACCTGTCAGGTTGTCGAACAGACCGCTGTCCTCACTCTCAACTTTCAGCGCGAAGTCCAGCGCCTTCTGGCCATCTGCACCGGCATTGGCGCTGAACAGGCTGGCGAGTGTGAACGACGAGGTAGCCGCTGTGTTCAGGTTGGTTTCGTCGACCTGCAGGCTCAGGCTGCCCAGCTCTTTGGCGCTGATGCTTGGGCCGTCGTCCAGGAAGCTGATGGCCTTACCAATGTTCGCAGTGGCAGTCGCAGTGTCGTTGTCGCCATCGGTGATGGTACCGACCACGCTGATTTTGCCGTCCAGCGTCGCACTGGCTTCGTTGTGGCTGGTGCCACCGACTGGGTGTTTAACCGCACGCTCTTGGTTCAGGCTGATCTTGCCATCAGCAGTTACGCTGACAGTGAAGACCACTACGCCGCCGGTGATGGTACCAACCACCTCACCTTCAGCATTGAGGCTGAGTTTGACTTCCTCACCGGTCAGGCTGTCGAACAGACCGCTGTCCTCACTCTCAACTTTCAGCGCGAAGTCCAGCGCCTTCTGGCCATCTGCACCGGCATTGGCGCTGAACAGGCTGGCGAGTGTGAACGACGAGGTAGCCGCTGTGTTCAGGTTGGTTTCGTCGACCTGCAGGCTCAGGCTGCCCAGCTCTTTGGCGCTGATGCTTGGGCCGTCGTCCAGGAAGCTGATGGCCTTACCGATATCCAAACTGGCACTGGCTTTGTCGCCGTCGCCGTCAGTGACGGTGGCTTTGACGCTGACTACACCGGCAGCCAGTGACTTGGCTTCGTTGTGGTTGCTGGTGTCGCTATGCTGGATCGCACGCAGTTGGTCCAGCTTCACATTACCGCTGCCATCCACGCTCAGAGTGAAGACAACTGCGCCTTGCGCGTTACCGACACGGCCTTCCACCACACCTGCACTATTCAGGACCAAGAAGACATTCTGCCCAGTTGCAGTGTCTACCAAACCGCTGGCGGAAGAGTTCAAGACCAGACTGTAGTCCACGTCATCAACACCGTCAGATCCACCATCAACAGTGAAGAAGCTGCTGATATTGGCCGTGGCATCGAGTTCGAAATTGCTTTCATCCACTTGCAGAATGGCCGAATCAAAGGCCTGTGCCGAGATGGTGGGGCCGTCATCTTCGAAATTGATAACCCCTGCCGCCCCCAAATCCAGGGCAGCGCTGGCTTTATCACCATCACCGTCGGTAACGGTTTTAACCAGTTTCAGTACACCTTCAGGCAGTTGCAGCACTTCAGCGTCATCAAAACTGCCGGCGTTGCTGTGCCAGATGTTTTTCAGCAGGTTGATAGTGACTTCGCCAGTTGCTGCATTGATGGCCAGCGTGAAGTAATTCACGCCGCCAGCGCTGCCGGTGATCACATTGCCGGATTGGTTCAGAACAATTTCTGCACCTTGTGCGCCCGCCGCACCAACAGCAAACAAACCAGTGGCGACGTTGCTGCCGGTCAGGTTCAGGCTGTATGCAGCCGTACCACCATCAGCACCGACTTCGCTGGTGAACTGCGCCTGTACGGCATCGGCACCCAAAGTTGCGCTGCCAATACCATCGCCCTGCGCGCCGCCCAGTGATGCCAAGCTTTCGTCAAGGATGGCGGACAGTACTGGCACCTCACCGGTTGCGAGGCCAACTTTCGGGCCGTCGTCTTCAAAACTGATCGCACCAGAGGTGCCCAGATCCACCGAGGCACTGGCAGTATCACCATCACCGTCAGTTACGGTTTTGGTCAGTTTCAGGGCGCCTTCGGCCAGCTGCAACACTTCGGCTTCATCGTTGCTGCCGGTGTTGCTGTGCCACAGGTTGTTCAGCAGGTTAACGGTGACTTCACCGGTCGCCGCATTAATGGTCAGGGTGAAGTAATTCACGCCGCCTGCGCTGCCGGTGATCACATTGCCGGATTGGTTCAGAACAATTTCTGCACCTTGACCGCCTTCACCGCCTACAGCAAACAAGCCAGAGGCGACGTTGCTGCCGCTCAGGTTCAGGCTGTATGCAGCCGTACCACCATCAGCACCCAACACAGTGGTGAACTGTGCTTGTACGGCAGCGGCACTCAGAGTCGCTGATGCCACGCCATCGCCCTGGGCGCCACTCAGACTAGCAAGGCTCTCATCGAGACTGGCGACGCTCAGCCACTCTGCACCTTGGGCGACTTCAACTTTAGGGCCGTCATCGAGCACGCTTACGTTAATGTTGACGGTTGGTGATACGTCGCCATCCAAATCAAACATGCGGGTTGGGAAGCTTTCACCCACCTGGTCGTTGCCATCAACAGCATTTGGATTGCTATGGTCCAGCGTGTTGCCGGTGAGGTTGTATGTCCAGTTACCCGCAGCGTCGACTGTCAGGAAACCGTATTTGCCCTGAACAGTTCCACCAGAGGTTACGTCAACCCAGTTTCCGTTAACGTCTTGGATCTGCACCGCCGAAACACCATCTGGCGATGTGATTGTAATTGTGCCGAATGCCTTGTCGGCGCCAGTACCTGAATTGGAGCCACTTGCTAGGGCCTCTTCGTCCACGATGCCAGGGCCACTTTGCAGTGTGCCTGTCGCATCGGTGTACTCCACAGTAATGCCAGGCGTGTAATCCGGTGTGATCACAGGTGGAGGTGGCGGTGGAGTGACGGCCTCTGGCTGTTCTGTGGCGCCGATCACTGGATCCGGGAACAAAGGACCGCGTTGCAGGCCATTCGTTGGGAAACCGATAGTTGGATCGACTGATCCACCTGTGGCATCAAGCATTACGAACGAGTTGCCACCACCGGCTCCGCCAGCACCACCAGCCCCACCAGCGCCTGGACCAGCAGCGGTTGCCTCACCCATTTGGGTTGGGTCATCACCGGCTTCGATCGCTGCTTGTAAGCGCTCTACATCAGTCAAATCTTCATCCGATGGCGCAGTGTTCGCAGGTTGTGACTGCGGAGCTTGTGATGCGCCATCAGCTGCCAGCAGTTGAGGGGTCAGATCCAGACTGCTGTCGCGCCCTACGGTCAGGCTCTGACCATTACCGAGTCTTACAGCTACTGAGCCGTTCGCTCCTGTAACAAGCGTTTCGCCTACAAAAAGGCGATCACCCTCACTCAGAGCTCGACGAGTTCCGTCTGCCGCCACAGCAAATACTTCGCCGACGATTTGGCTAACAACACCTAATAAAGTCGCCATGATCTCACCCTTAAAACTGCACCAGGATCACCCCGGTTTTTAGTTTAGAAATAGTCAAGGACGCCACTTTGAGAGAAATTAACTCCTGGTTTAAAGCAACTTTTAAACACTGCCAAAAAGTCGAGCGTCAATATTACGACTCGAACTTAAAAGTTACCTTAAATCCAGGTTATTGCTCTCTAGAACGAGAGGTCCTTAACCCATTTTTTCGAAAACCTTCCTTGAGCCCGAGCAGGACGGGTCTACCCTATATAGACAATGTCTTCATTCTTAATATATTCATAAGATTATTTTTTCATATACCATAGTGCCAAATCTTCTAAAATCTAACTAAAAGCTTTTTATTGAGTGTTTTAAAGTTAGCCAATATAGCCATGTGTCAAAAAAACGACTATTCTCGGCTTCAGCTTCAAAGATGACAACAAATACACAACTAACGGAGCATCGATAAATGCGCGTACTTAATCCGCTTTTGAGCAGCATTGTGTTGGCGGCACTTTGCGGCCAGGCTCAAGGACTCACACTGTCCGAGGCGATGCAAAGCACAATCGATAACCACCCAGAAATTCATGCTGGCAAGAACAGCCGCCTGACGTCTGACGAAGAAGTACGTATTGCAAAAGGCGGCTACTTACCAACTGTTGACTTGCTAATGGGTTACGGTCGTGAGAAAAGCGACAGCCCTAGCACCCGTGCGCAAGGCAACCACAACACAGAGACCCTGACCTACGGCACCTCTGAACTGCGCCTTCGTCAAATGATCTTTGACGGCTTCAATACCCCAAATGAGGTGGGCCGCACCGAGGCAGTTGTAAACTCCCGTGCTTACCGCCTGCTGGGCACCTCCGAAAACCTCGCACTGCGTACTGCAGAGGTGTATCTGGATTTGCTGATGCGCCGCGAGATGGTTGAGCTAGCACGTAACAACCTGCTCGCCCACCAGCGTATCAATGATCAAATCAGCATGCGTAGCCGCCAAGGTGTTGGCAGTGCTGCTGACCTGGATCAATCCGAAGCGCGTCTGGCACTGGCTGAAAACAACCTCTATACCGAGCAAGTTAACCTGGCTGACGCTGAGGCTAACTTCATCAGCGTTGTCGGCCGTCTGCCGGAAGAGCTGACCTCACCAGCTTCGCTCAAGGGCACTCTGCCAGAGACACTTGAAGAGGCGCGCCAACGCGTACTGGACAACAACCCACTGCTGAAATCTGCACAAGCTGACGTACACGCGGCTGAAAAACAGTATGAAGTAGCTAAGTCACCGTTCTACCCACGCTTTGATGCAGAGCTGGCGACCCACGCCGATGACAACACGGGTGGTGATGAAGGCCACAACAGTGGCTGGCGTGCTGCAATTGTCATGAACTACAACCTGTTCAATGGTGTTCGTGACAAAGCTCGCCTGAATGCATCTGCCCACCAGGTGAACGAAGCGCTGGATATTCGCAACAACGCCCTGCGTGTTCTCAATGAGAACCTCACGCTGGCATGGAACGCCATGGAAAATGCCAAGCTGCAAACGCCTAAAGCTCGCGCCTATGCTGATTACACCACGCGCGTTCGTGAGGCTTATCAGCAACAGTTCAGCTTGGGCCAGCGTACCCTGCTCGACCTGCTCGACAGTGAAAACGAACTCTTCACTGCGAACCGTCGTTACAGCGAAGTGCGCTTCACCGAAGAGTTCTCCATGTACAGGGTCGTTACAGCCATGGGTGAACTCCTGCGCAGTCAGCAGATTGTCGCCCCAAGCGAGACTGTAGCCCTTAGCGAAGTGAAGAGTGATGCACGTCTTCCCGATATGAAGTAACCCTGATACAGGAGTCGTACATCTTGACCACCATGGAGCGACCAGGCACGGATAAAGATCCACGCCTGAATCATGACGATCCGTTGTTGGATGGCCTGTTAATACTCTGCAAGCTCCACGGTTGCGCAGGCAGCCGTGGCAGTCTGACAGCCGGGCTGCCCTTGCCAGAGCAAAGACTGACTCCTGACTTGCTTGCCCGCGCAGCTGCGCGGGCTGGCCTGCAGGGGAGATTGCTGCACCGCGAACTGAATAGCATCTCGGCGCTCAATTTGCCCCTTCTCTTATTGTTGAAGGATGGCCGCACGGCGGTCCTGCGTAAGTTTGGTGACGACGGCAAAGTACTTATCCTGCCATGCGAAGCCGATGGTGGTGAACAGTGGGTTAGCCGCGACGATCTCGCGGCTGAATACACCGGCCAAGCATTCTTTGCCCGCCCCCGCCACAGCCTTGAAGAGGCTTATCGACCACTGGTCCCCAGAGTTCAAGCCTGGTTCCGTGACACACTCAAGCTGTCACGCTGGCTATATGCTGATGCTGTACTGGCCAGCCTGCTGATTAACTTGCTGGGCTTGATGGTCCCGCTTTTTGTCATGCAGACCTATGATCGCGTCGTCCCTAACCAAGCCACTTCTACCTTATGGGTATTGGCCATTGGCCTGATGATTGGCTTAGGTTTTGAGTTACTGCTGAAGGTATTACGTTCTCATTTGCTGGATACGGCTGGCAAAAAGACCGATGTGGTGCTTTCAGCAACGCTGTTCGAACGTATCACCGGGATGTCCATGAGCAATCGTCCGACCTCAGTCGGCGGATTTGCACAGAGTATTCATGACTTCCAGGGGCTGCGAGATTTCCTCACAGCAGTCACACTCACTAGCCTGATCGACCTACCGTTCTCGCTTCTAATGTTGCTGGTGATCTGGCTGATTGGCGGCTGGTTGGTTGTGATCCCGCTGCTGGCCTTCCCCATTACCGCACTGTTCGCATTTATTGTTCAGGCTCGCCTGCGCGATACCGTCCAAAAGAGCCTGCAGTTGGCCTCTCAGCGTCAGGCGCTCTTAATTGAAACCATTAGCGGCCTTGAAACTCTCAAAGCCTGCTGCGCTGAGAGTGAACGCCAGCACGAGTGGGAGAAAACACACGGCGCACTCAGCCGTCTGGATATTCACTCCCGCTCACTTGCCGCCATCGCAACCAACGGCACGGCTTTTCTCCAGCAGTTTGCCGGTTTGGCCACCATCGTTTGTGGCGTTTACATGATTATTGGCGGCCTGATGAGCGTCGGAGCCTTGGTTGCTTGTTACATGCTGGGCAGCCGCATTCTGGCGCCACTTGGACAGATTGCGGGTCTGATTACTCGCTATCAGCAAGCACGTCTGACCATGACCAGCACAGACGCCCTGATGGCCATGCCGCAAGAGCGCAAGGCCAACCAGCGTCCGGTCGAGCGCACCCAGCTACAAGGTGGCCTTGAGGTCCGTGATGTCACCTTCAGCTATCCGGGCCAAGCTACTCCTGCACTGGATGGCGTTACCTTGAAGGTTAAACCTGGGGAACACATCGGCATTATTGGTCGTAGCGGCTCAGGTAAAAGTACGTTGGGCCGGCTGATCATGTCCTTTTACACACCGAGCAAAGGCCAAATTCTGCTCGACAACCTCGACCTTCGTCAGCTGGATGTCGCTGATCTGCGGCATCAGATTGGCTACGTTGCCCATGACCTGCCCCTGCTGTCTGGCACCCTGCGTGACAACCTGACACTGGGCGCCCGCTACGTCAGTGATGCCCGCATTCTGGAAATCGCAGAGCTCACCGGGGTCAGTGAGCTGGCCCGCCAGCACCCGCAAGGGTTTGATCGTCCGGTGGGCGAGCGCGGTTTACTGCTCTCCGGCGGTCAACGCCAGGCCGTTCTTTTAGCCCGTGCCCTGCTGCTGAGTCCACCAATTCTGCTGCTTGATGAGCCTACCAGCGCCATGGACAACACCAGCGAGGACATCCTGCGTAGAAAGCTTGAAACCTGGAGCGCAGGTAAAACCATGCTCCTGGTAACGCACCGTGCTTCCATGCTGAGTCTGGTCGATCGCTTGGTTGTAGTGGACAACGGCAAGATCGTTGCGGATGGTCCAAAAGAAGCGGTTATCGAAGCGCTACGCAAGGGCCGTATCGGCTCTGCAGCTGTGTAGGGAATGCCATGCAATTACGTCATGTGTTGAACGACTACTTCTCCGGTATGCGTCAGCGTCGTCAAGACACCGAGTTTATGCCTGAGGTTGACGGGACTATCCTGGAGGATACCCCTCGCCTGACCCGGATCACCGTATGGGCAGTTGCCGCGTGCCTGCTCTCGGCGCTGGTTTGGGCAAACTTTGCTGTCCTTGAGGAAGTCACCGTCGGTGAAGGCAAGGCCATTCCGTCGAGCAAAGTTCAGGTCATCCAAAACCTTGAAGGCGGGATCGTCAGCGAAATCTTCGTGCGTGAAGGTCAGGTCGTCGAAAAAGGCGATGTACTGCTGCGCTTGGATGACACCCGGTTTATCTCCAACCGCGGCGAGGCTGAAGCAGACAGACTGGCGCTGCTGGCTCGTCTGGAACGCTTAACGGCAGAGGCTGAAGGTAAACCATTCGAGCTCTCAAAAGAGATTGTCGAAAAAGCTCCTCAATTGGCCCAAGACGAAGAAGACCTCTATCGCTCTCGCCAAGAGCGCCTGCAAAGTGAACAGCGCACGCTGGGCGAACAACTACGCCAGAAGCAGCAGGAATTGGCAGAATTTCGCTCTAAAGCCCAGCAATACCGCTCCAGCGTTGGCCTCATGCAGCAAGAGCTGAACATGTCAGAACCACTGGTAGCCACAGGCGCAATCTCGCAGGTTGAGATTCTACGTTTACGCCGTAGCTTGGTCGAAGTTCGCGGTTCGCTGGATGCTACTGTGCTAGCAATTCCTAGGGCAGAAGCTGCTGCAGCCGAGATCAAAAGCAAAATGGATGAGTCCGAATTGGCCTTCCGTTCTGAAGCTTTCAAAGAACTCAACCAGGTTCGTACCGACTTGCAAAAAATTACGGCTTCAAGTGTCGCAATTGACGACCGCGTGAGCCGGACCACTGTTGTCTCCCCAGTCCGTGGCGTGATCAAACAGCTCAAGGTCAACACCATTGGGGGGGTGGTTCAACCCGGTAATGACATGGTAGAGATCGTCCCGCTGGATGACAGCCTGCTGATTGAAGCCAAGGTACGCCCACAGGACGTTGCTTTCCTTCACCCAGGTCAGAAAGCCATGGTGAAGTTCACCGCTTACGACTACACAATTTATGGAGGCCTGAAGGCGAACCTTGAGCTGATCAGTGCCGACACCATCACTGACGAAGAAGGCAAGAGTTTCTACCTAATCCAGGTTCGTACCGAAAAAAGCCATTTAGGTAGCGCAGAAAACCCGCTGTTGATCATCCCTGGCATGGTGGCAAGCGTTGACATCATCACTGGCGAAAAGAGCGTGCTCGCCTACTTGCTTAAGCCAGTGCTTAAAGCCCGCTCTGAAGCCATGCGCGAACGCTAACGTGCGGTTTACGACGGAAGCTGCTCCTACAAACTGCACCGTGTGTAGGAGCAGCTTCAGCCGCGAATAACATACAGGCCCTAATTGCCAAATGAAGAAAGGACAATTCGGCAAACTAGTGCAGTTCACACGCTGCAATTAGCACCCCTGACCGCGTTCTCAACGTCAGATCACCGACTCCGGCTGCTTCTCGTAAAAGCGCTTGCCCTCCCCCTCCAAACTATTCCCATGATTGCGCTGGTAGGTTTCTTCACCCATCGCGGCAATCTGCCCATCAATCAGTGATTCGAATGGTTTGAGCAAGGCATTGAAGTTGGCTGGGGCATCAAGTGTATTCAGGCTTTCTACAATCGCCTCAATCGTAGATAAGGCTCCCGGCTTTGGCGCCTTACGTAACCGATAACGCGACTCCAATCCCTCGGGCAACACCACCCTTGGCAACTCAGCAAGTGCCGGATTGAGATGCAAGAGTTTGCGGGCTTTGCGCCATGTGCCATCGGGGACCACCAACAACGTAGGCACCTGATCTGTGCCTGAAACCAGCTGACTCAATGACTGAGCCTGCTCGCCGGGGAATAACAAGCAGGCCCGATAGCCCGGCTGGTTCAACAACTCATGCAGGCCATCGAAAACTTCACCGACTAATAACTGTGAATTGACCAGGCCAAGTGCTGCAAGCCGAGCGGTATTAAGTGCATGACCAGCCTCGCTGCGGTGCTGAAGAATCAGCACCCGTGTGCGACTCGAAAGATGAGGGATTAGCGGGCACAGACAGTGGTCAACAGGTCGGGTGCATCGAGGGCAATGTGGACGTGGCATTCGGCTCTCCTAAGCCGCACAGTTTGCCACACCGCCAGGATGGCAGGTGGGAAACGCCACCTGCTGCGCAACCACTCAGCGGTTGAACCGCTCTGCAAGACTGTGCAAGTAATCCGCCATAGACTCCAACTCCCGCCCGATTGAGGCTCCCTGATGGGCTTGGTCAGCACTGCGATCAGAAAGCTGGGCAATCTGCGTGATTTGCCGGCTAATGTCCTCAGCCACATGGCTTTGCTCTTCGGATGCAGCCGCCATTTGCTGGCTCATACTGGTGATACTGCTTACAGCCTGGCTAATGCCATCCAGAGCAGTCCGGACTGATTCAACACAGGCAACGCTATCTTTAGAAATTTCGGCGCCTTTCTGAGCAGTCGCCACTGCCCGATCGGCACCGGCACGCAAGGCCGCGATGATCTGATGAATCTGTTCTGTTGACTCTCGCGTACGCGAGGCCAGTGATCGAACCTCATCGGCCACGACTGCGAACCCTCTGCCCTGCTCACCTGCGCGCGCGGCCTCAATAGCAGCGTTAAGTGCTAGCAGGTTGGTTTGCTCAGCGATAGACGTGATCACGTCCGCCACACTACCAATCGACTGCGTTGAATTAGCCAGTTCGTTAACCGCCTGACCAATCTCAGCGACTGCATCGGCCATATGATGCATTGACCTCAAGCTGCCACTCGCTAACTCCAGCCCCTGCCGTGCTAGATCATCCGCCTCTTCTGCTGCATGTGATGTGTTCTGTACGTTGTGCGTGACCTCCTGAATGGTCGCTGCCATCTGGTTGATAGCTGTGGCCGACTGATCCGTCTCCATACGCTGTTGGTCGAGCATGGCGGCGCCTGCGCTGGATAGTTCAGCTGATCGCGTGGCGTGCTTCTTCACGTTGACGCCAGCGTCTTCAATGCGCGTCAGTGCTGTTTGTAGGCGTGCATCCTCACTGATCATAGCCATATCTAACAGTGCCTGTGCGCCACGGCTATCGGTGTAGGTCAGGGCCACTAATGGGCTGGTAAACGCTTTAGGATGCTCGGCCAGAGTCTGCTTGATCCGCCCCTGCCTCACCGCATGCTGGAACACCCCGAGTGATGCCATTACAACTGCTACTGCAAGCCAAAAAGCTGCACCGGAAAACGCCATGTTAGCGCCAACTAGCAGCAACCCCGCCAGTATTACCGGCCAAGACTCAACGAGCCCCCGAGTCCAGCGCTCTACGGAAGAGATAGCCGGCTTGCCTGCCCGTAAGCGCGCATAAAGTTGTTCAGCACGCTGCTTCTGCTCTCGTGTGGGCAGCGAGCGCACGGATTCATAGCCGGATATCTGACCGTTTTCATAGATGGGCGTGACATAGGCGCTCACCCAATAGTAATCACCGTTCTTAGAGCGGTTCTTTACGATCCCCATCCATGGCTTTCCCTGCTTGATCACCTCCCACATGTGACCAAAAACAGCCGCCGGCATATCAGGGTGGCGAACTAAGTTATGCGGCTGACCGATAAGCTCCTCACGGGTAAAACCACTAATGGCGACAAATGCATCGTTGCAATAAGTGATTTTGCTGTTCAGATCTGTCGTTGAAATCAGGCGCTCATGTTCAGAAAAGGTTCTTTCTTGTTGTGTGACCGGTAGATTCTGGCGCATCAAAGCAAACCTGTTATAGCTGTTATAGGAACTGCTGTAATAGGTTTAGCACACCTGTGCAAACTAGCTAGAAAATGCATGTAGCTTCTTGTTAAAAAAAGAAACAGCTGTAATCGACCAGTCTTAAGACCACTCACTCGAACCTTTAAAGATAGATCGCAAAACTACACCTAAGTAGTAGATTGCGCATACTGATCTAAAAAATACCGCCCCACCTGACATCTTTAAGACTTAAGCCTTTATTCGGCGACCCACACGATTAAAACCCATTATCTGGATTTTCTTTCCTCCTATAGGGAAATACATCGATTATCTTGCCCTCGCGTATCGCCGCCTGCAGCCCTTGCCAGTATTTGGCATCGAACAACTCTCCATGCAAACTGCTGAATAATCGACGTTGCTTAACGTCTGAAAACAGGAACGGTGGAAACTCCTCAGGGAATACATCCATTGGCGCGACTGCGTACCAGGGTTCAGACGACATCTCATCTTCCGGATAACGCGGTGGCGGTATATAGCGGAAGTTAACCTCTGTCAGAAAGCAGATCTCATCATAGTCATAAAACACCACACGCCCGTGACGGGTCACGCCGAAGTTTTTCAGCAGCATATCGCCGGGAAAAATGTTGGCGGCGGCTAATTGCTTGATGGCCAGCCCATAGTCGTCCAGTACCTCACGCACCTGAGCCTCACTGGCGCTGTCCAAATACAGGTTAAGCGGGACCATCCTCCGCTCTGTCCAGCAGTGCCTGACCAGGACCGTCTCCCCTTCAACCTCAACCGTTGATGGAGCAACTTCAAGCAGTTCAGCCAGACATTCTGGGTCAAACTTGCTCAACGGAAACCGGAAGTCAGCAAACTCCTGGGTATCAGCCATGCGCCCCACACGATCGACTGACTTTACTAAGCGGTATTTCTCGATAACGGTATTACGATCGACACTCTTCGAAGGCGAAAAACGATCTTTGATGACTTTAAAGACAGTATTGAACCCCGGCAGGGTAAATACGCTCATGACCATGCCACGAACACCGGGGGCCATTACAAACTTGTCGTCGGTGTTAGCGAGGTGGTTTATCAGCGCCCGATAGAACTCCGACTTCCCATGCTTATAAAAACCTATTGATGTATAAAGCTCGGCTATGTGTTTACCTGGCAGAATTTTCTGCAAGAAATTGACAAACTCTGCCGGATAGCTGACCCGAACCATGAAATATGAGCGGGTAAATGAAAAAATGATCGAGACGTCCGCTTCATCCGTGATCAGAGCATCTATCTGAATACCTTTACCTTCTCGGTGCAGTAAGGGAATCACAAGCGGCCACTGCTCATCACGTGTGTATATGCGACCGACCAAATAGGCGCCTTTATTGCGGTATAAACGTGATTCGTACAGCTCAATTTTCAACTCAGGGTCTTTGCACACCCAATCAGGTAAGTTCTCATTAACTTGCTTGAGTAGGCGCTGCACATCCCGCTCATGATCGTCGTAGCCAACCTCAAACCGGTAGTCAGCGAAGATCGCCCGCAACGCCTGAGCTATGTCTCCGGCTGGGCTATATATCCGTGTTTGCGCCACGCGGGCATTTACCCGTAATGCGGGACGCGTTGTATGAATAAACATACAACCGTCATTGATCTCATCATGGCTGAACAAGCTGCAAAAAATAGAGTTGTACCAAGTCTCGGCTAATTCATCATCGAAGCGCACATCAATCAACCGGATATAAGCCGATTTAACTAAGGGCCATTGCATCACATTAAGCAAGGTCTGCTCTGTATATGCATTGCGCAACTGGCGGTTAACGATTCCTACGCACTCTTCATAAAGCGCGATACGCGCCGCCGCAGCCTTCTGTATTTCCTGCCACTGCGCCTGCTCAAATCGAACCCTTGCGCCATTTGTGATTTGCCGGAATTGCTCCCGGTAATGATCAAACCCTTCCAGAATCAGCGTTGCGATTTCACCTGCTGGCCACTGCGGCATACGTCCCCCTGATG
The Pseudomonas mendocina DNA segment above includes these coding regions:
- a CDS encoding TolC family outer membrane protein; this translates as MRVLNPLLSSIVLAALCGQAQGLTLSEAMQSTIDNHPEIHAGKNSRLTSDEEVRIAKGGYLPTVDLLMGYGREKSDSPSTRAQGNHNTETLTYGTSELRLRQMIFDGFNTPNEVGRTEAVVNSRAYRLLGTSENLALRTAEVYLDLLMRREMVELARNNLLAHQRINDQISMRSRQGVGSAADLDQSEARLALAENNLYTEQVNLADAEANFISVVGRLPEELTSPASLKGTLPETLEEARQRVLDNNPLLKSAQADVHAAEKQYEVAKSPFYPRFDAELATHADDNTGGDEGHNSGWRAAIVMNYNLFNGVRDKARLNASAHQVNEALDIRNNALRVLNENLTLAWNAMENAKLQTPKARAYADYTTRVREAYQQQFSLGQRTLLDLLDSENELFTANRRYSEVRFTEEFSMYRVVTAMGELLRSQQIVAPSETVALSEVKSDARLPDMK
- a CDS encoding type I secretion system permease/ATPase; this encodes MTTMERPGTDKDPRLNHDDPLLDGLLILCKLHGCAGSRGSLTAGLPLPEQRLTPDLLARAAARAGLQGRLLHRELNSISALNLPLLLLLKDGRTAVLRKFGDDGKVLILPCEADGGEQWVSRDDLAAEYTGQAFFARPRHSLEEAYRPLVPRVQAWFRDTLKLSRWLYADAVLASLLINLLGLMVPLFVMQTYDRVVPNQATSTLWVLAIGLMIGLGFELLLKVLRSHLLDTAGKKTDVVLSATLFERITGMSMSNRPTSVGGFAQSIHDFQGLRDFLTAVTLTSLIDLPFSLLMLLVIWLIGGWLVVIPLLAFPITALFAFIVQARLRDTVQKSLQLASQRQALLIETISGLETLKACCAESERQHEWEKTHGALSRLDIHSRSLAAIATNGTAFLQQFAGLATIVCGVYMIIGGLMSVGALVACYMLGSRILAPLGQIAGLITRYQQARLTMTSTDALMAMPQERKANQRPVERTQLQGGLEVRDVTFSYPGQATPALDGVTLKVKPGEHIGIIGRSGSGKSTLGRLIMSFYTPSKGQILLDNLDLRQLDVADLRHQIGYVAHDLPLLSGTLRDNLTLGARYVSDARILEIAELTGVSELARQHPQGFDRPVGERGLLLSGGQRQAVLLARALLLSPPILLLDEPTSAMDNTSEDILRRKLETWSAGKTMLLVTHRASMLSLVDRLVVVDNGKIVADGPKEAVIEALRKGRIGSAAV
- a CDS encoding HlyD family type I secretion periplasmic adaptor subunit; its protein translation is MQLRHVLNDYFSGMRQRRQDTEFMPEVDGTILEDTPRLTRITVWAVAACLLSALVWANFAVLEEVTVGEGKAIPSSKVQVIQNLEGGIVSEIFVREGQVVEKGDVLLRLDDTRFISNRGEAEADRLALLARLERLTAEAEGKPFELSKEIVEKAPQLAQDEEDLYRSRQERLQSEQRTLGEQLRQKQQELAEFRSKAQQYRSSVGLMQQELNMSEPLVATGAISQVEILRLRRSLVEVRGSLDATVLAIPRAEAAAAEIKSKMDESELAFRSEAFKELNQVRTDLQKITASSVAIDDRVSRTTVVSPVRGVIKQLKVNTIGGVVQPGNDMVEIVPLDDSLLIEAKVRPQDVAFLHPGQKAMVKFTAYDYTIYGGLKANLELISADTITDEEGKSFYLIQVRTEKSHLGSAENPLLIIPGMVASVDIITGEKSVLAYLLKPVLKARSEAMRER
- a CDS encoding DTW domain-containing protein, with product MPRPHCPRCTRPVDHCLCPLIPHLSSRTRVLILQHRSEAGHALNTARLAALGLVNSQLLVGEVFDGLHELLNQPGYRACLLFPGEQAQSLSQLVSGTDQVPTLLVVPDGTWRKARKLLHLNPALAELPRVVLPEGLESRYRLRKAPKPGALSTIEAIVESLNTLDAPANFNALLKPFESLIDGQIAAMGEETYQRNHGNSLEGEGKRFYEKQPESVI